TCCCCCACGACTGGCTCAGCTGGCGGCTGCGCGGCTACGGCCCCGCCGACGAGAGCCCCCTCGGACCCGACCTCGACGCACTCGCGACCGACCGCTCCGACGCATCCGGCACGAGCTACTGGAGCCCCGCGACGGGCGACTACGACCGCGAGCTGCTCATCGCATCCCTCGGCCACGACGCCGTGCTGCCCCGCATCGTGGGGCCCGGCGAGGCAATGGGAGAGACCGCGGCGCAGGACGGCATCCCGGCCGGCGTGCTCGTGGGCGCCGGCGCGGGCGACAACGCGGCGGCGGCCCTCGGCCTCGGCGCGCGGGCGGGCGACGTGGTCGTCTCGATCGGCACGAGCGGCACCGTCTTCGCGGTGACGGATGCGCCGGTCGCCGACGAGACCGGTACGGTCGCGGGATTCGCCGATGCGTCGGGTGTGTACCTGCCCCTCGTCGCGACGCTCAACGCGGCGCGCGTGCTCGACCGCGTCGCCTCCCTGCTCGGCGTCGACCACACCGGCCTCGGCCAGCTCGCCCTCGCGGCCGAGCCCGGCTCCGACGGCCTCGTGCTGCAGCCCTACTTCGAGGGCGAGCGCACCCCCAACCTGCCCGACGCGACCGCGACGCTCTTCGGCATGACGCTCGCCTCGACGACCCGCGAGAACCTCGCGCGCGCAGCCGTCGAGGGGATGCTGTGCGGCCTCGCCGACGGACTCGACGCCGCGCGCCGCCTCGGTGTCACGGCCTCGCGCGTGCTCCTCGTGGGCGGCGCGGCGGCCAACCCGGCCGTGTCGCGCATCGCCGCGGAGGTCTTCGACGCGCCCGTCGAGGTGCCCGAGCCCGGCGAGTACGTGGCGCTCGGCGCGAGCGTGCAGGCGGCGTGGGTGCTCACGGGCAGCCGCCCCGAGTGGCGCCCCGAGACCCTCGCGCGTCCCGACGCCTCGCCCGTGCCGCGCATCCGCGAGCAGTACGCGGCGCGCGCCGTCACCCCGTAGCGCGCCCATGGCGGATGCCGTTCTGCTGTCCGGAGGCGGCGACTTCGTCGACCCGTGGCATCCGTTCGCCGAGACGGCCGCGCGGATCGTCGACGTGCTCGCGGAGACCGGCGTGCGCACGACGATCGTCGACACGGCCGCGGCGTTCGCGGCGGCGCTCGGCGCGGGCGCCCGTCTCGCGGTCGTGCAGGCGTCGAACGACTTCGCCCCCACGCCCCACGACGGCGTCGTGATCGACGCGCTCGCGACGCACCTGGGCGCCGGGCGGCCCCTGCTCGCCGTGCACTCCGCCGCGTGCCTCTTCGCCGACCGGCCCGAGTGGGAGCGGATGCTCGGCGGACGCTGGGTGCCGGAGCTCAGCTACCACCCCGAGCTCGGCCCCGCGCGCGCGAGCCTCGCGCCGCATCCGATCACCGAGGGGCTCGCCGAGGTCGAGGTCGTCGACGAGCGCTACACGGCGCTGCGGGTGTCGCCCGACGCCGAGGTGCTCGCGTGGCACGAGGAGGCGGGCGCGCGGCATCCGCTCGCGTGGGCGCGGCGGCACGGCGATGCGCGGGTCGTCTACGACGCGCTCGGACACGACGCGCGCTCCTACGAGAGTCCGACCCGGCGCGCGCTGCTCGCGGCCGAGGTGCGCTGGCTGCTCGCGGCCGGCTGAGCCGCATCAGCCGAGCAGGCGCTCCGCGTCGCCGACGGTCGCCACGAGCTCGGGCTCGAGCAGCAGCGTCGGCACCTCGCGGATGCCGTTGTCGGTCGTCGCGCCGCGCGTCACGGTGGGCGCGGCGCCCTTCACGACCTCGCGCACCATCGCCGCGACGGCGCGTGCGAGGGCGCGCGGGTCCTCGTAGACGGTCGCGGTCTGCTGCTCCTCCGCCACGGCGTGGAGGCCGTCGCGCGTGGGCCCGCCGCCCGTGAGCACGACGGATGCCGGGGCCGCGTCGGGATCGGACGCCCCACTCTCCGCCGCGTCGCCGCCTTTCGCATCCGTGCCGGCGTCCGCGCCCGCATCTGTGCCGGCGTCCGGCTCCGCGTCCTCGTTCGGAGGCGTCGTCGCATCCGGCGGCGGCGGGGTCGGGTCACGGCTGGGACCGATGCCCGGATCCGGCGTCTCGGCCGGCTCGACGGGCGCGGCCGTCCAGCGCTCCCCCGGCTCGACGACAGCGAGCCCCGCGTCGGCGAGCACCTGCGCCACGGCCGCGCTCATGGCGTCGCTCGGCGAGAGGATCCCCTGCAGCTCGACGCCGTCGGCGAGCAGCTCGGCCACGCGGTCGGCCGCCGTGCCGGGCGACCCGCGCAGGATCGCCGCCTGCTCGAGGGTCGTGCGCTCCGACGGCACCGTGAGGCGTCCCGCGTCGAGCAGCGGCTGCAGCACTTCCATCGCACCGGCGAACGCCTCCTGCGCGCCCGGGTCGTCGCCCGAGCCCGCGAGCAGCTCGACCGCGAAGGGTCCGGCACCCGGGTCGCCGAGGCCGAGGCCGTCGACGAGCGCGCGCGCCTGCAGCCGCCCCGCCTCGCGGTGATCGAACGTCGCGAAGTAGTCGACGCGGTCGGAGTCGAGGATGAGCTCGTCGTAGGCGATGATCGAGACGCCCTCGCCCGCCTCCTCGCCGAGCACCGCCGCGATCGCCGTCGTGTCGACGGGTGCCACGACGACGGCCGCGGGCTGCGCCTCGAGCACGTCGCGCAGCTGCTCGAGCTGCCGCGGGATGTCGTCGCCCGCGAAGCGCACCTCGACCGCGTAGCCGTCATCGGCGAGCTCCTGCCGCAGCACCTCGGCGCTCGCACCCCAGTCGTCGTCCGCGCCGCCGGGGAAGAGCACCGCGACGGGCGGGCCGGTCGGGGCGGGGGTGCACGCGGTGAGCCCCGCGCACGCGAGCCCGACGGCGATCGCCGCCGCGAGCATCCGCGCCCCTGCCACGCCCCGAGCCTACTTTCGCGGGGCGTCCGCGTCAGCCGAGCGTCGCGTACGCCCGCACCGTGAAGGTGCCGAAGCCCTCGACGGCGGGCGGCACCGCCGTGAACCGCGCGCCCGACGGCGGAAGCTCGCCGAGGTTCGTGAGGTGCTCGACCACGTGGATGCCGGCCGCGAGCAGCCCCGAGTGCGCGGGGCGCGGGCCGTGCGGCACGACCTCGTCGATGTTGAGCGAGTCGATGCCGACGATGCTCGCGCCCTGCTCGACGAGGTAGGCGGTGGCCTCCGCCGTGAGGAACGGCGCGTCGTCGCCGTACGCGGGGGTGCCGAAGTGGCGGTCCCAGCCGGTGTGCAGCAGCACGGCCTTGCCGCGCACGTCGCGGTCCCACAGCACGGAAGCGGGGATGCCGCGCGTGCCGAGGTCGGTGAGGTGGAAGACCTCGGCGGGCACGTCGACGAGGCTCGCGAGCTCGAGGCCCGCGAGGTCGGGGCCGTCCGCGTAGCGGTGGTACGGGCTGTCGAGGTACGTGCCCGTGTTACCGATCATCGTGATGATGTCCATCGCGAACTCGGTGCCCGCCTCGTAGTGGCTGCGCGAGTCCTCGCGCGTGAGGTGCGGCGTGAAGGTCGGCGCGGGCAGCCCCGGGTACGTCACGAGCCCTTCGCGGATGCGGTGGCTCAGATCGACGACGCGGCGCACGGATGCGGCGGGCGCCGTCTCGATGCCGCGCGTGCCGCGGTGCGCTTCCTCGACGATCTCGAGGTTCTCGATGTCGACCGAGCCGACGAGCGCGAGACTGAGGTGCTGCACGAAGAGGCGACCCACCTCATCCGCGTCGACGTCGGGGCGCGGCAGGTCGATGCGGAACCCCTCGGCCGTGAGACCGCCGCCGTTCGCGAAGGTCACGCGGGCGTCGAAATGCGCTCGGTATTCGGCCGCGCGGTACTGCGTGGTGGTGTCAGGCACGGCGGAACCTCCGGATGAGCGTCACCGCGACGGCGACGACGGCGAGCAGGGCGGGCACGAGCAGGTTCTGCCACGCGAGCACGAGCAGCGCGCCCGTGAAGACGAGCGACACGAGCGCCATCCACCAGCCGACCGTGCCGCGCTCGAGCAGCCGCACGGCGGCGACCATCCCGAGGAAGTAGAGGGCGACCATCGAGGCCGTGTGGATGAGGATGAAGGTCTGCAGCTCGACGCCGAGCGCCGTGAAGAGGGTCGCGTAGCCGAGCAGCAGCACGGCCACGAGGGCGAGCGCGCGCCGCGGCACGGCCCCCGCCTCCGCGCCCTTCGCGAACCAGCGCGGCAGGTGACCGTCGCGGCCGAGGGATGCCGTGAGGTTGGCGAAGGCCGGCACGTAGGCGTTGAGCACGCCGAGCACGATGATCGTCGCGATGCCGCCGACGACCGCGGGGCCGAAGCCCGGCCAGTTGATGGCGACGAGGTCGATGAGGGGCGCGTCGCCGCGCGAGCCCGCGGCGCCGAAGACGCCGACCGTGACGACCTGGAGCGCGAGGTAGGCGAGGCCCACGACCGTGAGCCCGATGACGGTCGCCCACGCGATCGTGCGCCGCGGGTTGCGGAACTCGTGCGCGATGTGGGTGATCGCCTCGCCGCCCGCGAACGCCCATACGAAGAGGCTCACTCCGAGGCCGACGCCCTCCCAGCCGTGGGGCAGGAAGGGCGTGAAGTTCTCGGCGCGAGCGGCGGGGGCGGCGCTCGCGATGACGCCGACGACGACCGCGACGAGCAGCGCGGAGAGCCCGAGCTGGAGCCGCCCCGACACACGCACGCCGAAGAGGTTGAGTACGAGCGAGATCACGAGGAAGCCGATGCCGATGGGTCCGACCCAGGCACCCTCGATCCCGAACGCGGCGGTGAGGTACTCCCCCGCGAGCGTCGCCACGACGGGAGCGCCGAATCCGACGCCGAAGAGGAACCAGTAACCCGTGGCGCGTGCGGCGGTGTCGCCGAGCGCGAGCCGCACGAACGTCGCGACGCCCCCGCCATCCGGATACCGCCCCGCGAGCGCCGCGAAGGTGCCGGCGAGCGGGATCGACAGGGCGAGCACGATGACGACGGAGAGGATCGACGCGGGCCCAGCAGCATCCACCCCGAGGCCGGGCAGCACGAGGATGCCCGTGCCGAGCACCGCCGCGACGTAGAGGGCGGATGCCGTGGGCAGCCCGATGCGCCCGTGCACCTGGGGTGCCGGGGTCTCCGCCGTGGTGGTCGCCGTTACGCTCACGCTCTCATCCTTCCGTGGCGCGATCTAGCGCACCAGCGACTTTCCGCCATCCAGTCGCAACAACCCGCCGCCATAGTTCCCGTTCCGCGTGTTCGCACCCGTTCCTTCGGCGACAAACACGCGGAACGGGAACTATGGCGGGTCAGACGCGGTCGAGCGTCTCGAGCACGTCGGCCACGAGGTCGTCGACGCCCTCGATGCCCACCGAGAGCCGCACGATCGCGGGCGACACCTCGAGCGCGGTTCCGCGCACGGATGCGTGGGTCATCTCCGACGGGTAGCAGACGAGCGACTCCACGCCGCCGAGCGACTCCGCGAGCGTGAACAGCCGCGTCGACTCGACGAAGCGCAGCGCAGCCGCCGCATCCGTGAGCTGGAGCGAGATCATGCCGCCGAAGTGGCGCATCTGCCGCGCGGCGATCTCGTGGCCCGGGTGGTCGGGCAGGCCCGGGTAGTACACGGCGTCGAGCTTCGCGTGACCCGCGACGGCCTCGGCGATCGCCTGGGCGTTCTGCGAGTGGCGCTCCATGCGCAGGTGCAGCGTCTTGAGTCCGCGCGTCGTGAGCCACGCATCCATCGGGCCGCTCACGGCCCCCGCGGCGAACTGGGTGAACGAGACCCGGTCGGCGAGGTCCTCGCCCTGCACCTCGAGGCCCGAGTTGAGGATCACGGCGCCGCCGAGCACGTCGCTGTGGCCGCCGATGTACTTCGTCGTGGAGTGCACGACGACGTCGGCGCCGAGGGCGAGAGGCTGCTGCAGGTACGGCGAGGCGAAGGTGTTGTCGACGACCACGATCGCGCCGGCGGCGTGGCCGAGCTCGACGAGGGCGGGGATGTCGCTGATCTTCATGAGCGGGTTCGAGGGCGTCTCGAGCCACAGCACGCGCGTGTTCGGGCGGATGGCGGCGCGCACGGCGTCGAGGTCCGTCATCTCCACGGTCGACAGCTCGAGGCCCCACGGCACGACGAGCCGGTCGACGAGGCGGTGCGTGCCGCCGTACACGTCGTTGCCCATCAGGATGTGGTCGCCGGGAAGCAGGATCGAGCGCAGCAGCGCGTCCTCGGCCGCGAGGCCCGACGCGAAGCTGAACCCGCGGTCGCCGCCCTCGAGGGAGGCGAGCTGGGTCTCGAGCGCGGTGCGGGTCGGGTTCGTGCCGCGGGCGTACTCGTAGCCGTTGCGGAAGTTGCCGACCCCGTCCTGCTTGTACGTCGTCGACTGGTAGAGCGGCGGGATGACCGCGCCGGTCGTGGGGTCGGCATCCTGGCCCGCGTGGATGGCGCGCGTGGCGAAATCGTCGAAGGTGCTGCTCATGGAACTCTCTGTTTCTGCGTGCGGGGGCGCGGGCTACTCGGCGAGGAACGCGAGCAGGTCGTGCCGGGTGACGACGGCGGCGGGCTTGCCGTCGGCGGTGACGAGGAGCGCATCCGCGTCGGCGAGCGCGTCGCGGGCGGCGGTGACCGAGTCGTTCATGCCGATGAGGGGCAGCGGCGCGCCCACGAACGCGGCGAGCGCATCCGTCATCTTCGCGTCGCCGTGGAAGACGGCGTCGATGAGGCTCTTCTCGTCGATCGAGCCGACGACCTCGCCCATGACGACGGGCGGCTCGGCCGACAGCACGGGCATCTGCGAGATGTCGAAGCGGCGCATCTTGTCGATGACGTGGCGCACGGTGTCGCTCGGGTGCACGTGCACGAGGCCCGCGAGCTCCGGCTCCTTCGTTCCGACGAGGTCGGCCACCGTCTTCTCGCCCTCGGCGGGCAGGAAGCCGTACGAGCGCATCCAGCGGTCGTTGAAGACCTTGCCGAGGTAGCCGCGGCCGCCGTCGGGCAGCAGGATCACCATGACGTCGTCGGGCCCGAGCTCCTTCGCGGCCTTGAGACCGGATGCCACGGCGAGCCCCGAGGACCCGCCGACGAGCAGGCCCTCCTCGCGCGCGAGGCGGCGCGTCATGTCGAACGACTCGGCATCCGAGCTCGCGATGATCTCGTCGACGACCTCGGGGTCGTAGGCGGTCGGCCAGAAGTCCTCGCCGACGCCCTCCACGAGGTAGGGGCGACCCGTGCCGCCCGAGTAGACGGAGCCCTCGGGGTCGGCGCCGATCACCTTGATCGCGGGGTTCTGCTCCTTGAGGTAGCGGCCCGCGCCCGAGATCGTGCCGCCCGTGCCGACACCCGCGACGTAGTGCGTGACCTTGCCGTCGGTGTCGCGCCAGATCTCCGGACCCGTGGTCTCGTAGTGGCTGAGCGGCCCGTTGGGGTTCGAGTACTGGTCGGGCTTGAAGGCGCCCGGGATCTCCTTCGAGAGGCGGTCGCTCACCGAGTAGTAGGAGTCGGGGCTCTCGGGCGCGACGGAGGTCGGGCACACGACGACCTCGGCGCCGTACGCCTTGAGGGTGTTGATCTTGTCTTCCGAGACCTTGTCGGGGCACACGAAGACGCAGCGGTAGCCGCGCTGCTGGGCGACGAGCGCGAGCCCGATGCCCGTGTTCCCGGATGTCGGCTCGACGATCGTGCCGCCCGGCCTCAGCTTGCCCTCGCGCTCGGCGGCGTCGATGATGCGCTGCGCGATGCGGTCCTTCGAGCTGCCACCCGGGTTCACGTACTCGACCTTGACGAGCACGGTGGCCCGGATGCCCTCGGTCACCTTGTTGAGCTTCACGAGGGGGGTGTTGCCCACGAGGTCGAGCACCGTCTCGGCGTACTTCATCCCACGAGCCTACTCGCGGCGCCCCGTGTGTTACCGGGGCCGCAGCCGCCCCCGCGGCCCCCTCCGTCGGCGGAGCACCCGCGGATGCGCGCCCGACCCGGCCCGGTCAGTCGCCGGTGGCGGCGGCGGCCGCGGAGATCGCGGCGGATGCCGTGAGCTGCTCCGCGAAGAGGCGCGCGTACTCGCCGTCGAGGGCGAGCAGCTGGGGGTGCGTTCCCGACTCCACAATGCGGCCCGCACGCACGACGTGGATGACGTCGGCGTCGACGACGGTCGACAGTCGGTGCGCTATCGCGATCGTGGTGCGGCCACGCGAGGCCGCGTCGAGTGCGCCCTGCACGATGCGCTCCGACACGGTGTCGAGGGCGCTCGTCGCCTCGTCGAGGATGAGCACGGCCGGGTCCTTGAGCAGCACGCGCGCGATCGCGACGCGCTGCTTCTCGCCGCCCGAGAGGCGGTAGCCGCGCTCCCCCACGAGCGTGTCGTAGCCGTCGGGGAAGCCCGCGATCGTGTCGTGGACGTTGGCGGCGCGGCACGCGGCCTCGAGCTCCGCATCCGTCGCCTCGGGCTTCGCGTAGCGCAGGTTCTCGGCGATCGTCGCGTGGAAGAGGTAGGTCTCCTGGCTCACGACGCCGATGTGGTCGACGAGGGATGCGTGGCGCAGCTCGCGCACGTCGTCGCCCGCGAAGAGCACCGCGCCCTCGCTCGCCTCGTAGAGCCGCGGCACGAGGTACGACACCGTCGTCTTGCCCGCGCCCGACGGACCGACGAACGCGACGTACTGGCCGGGCTCGATGCGGAATGAGACGTCCTGCAGCGTGCCGGGGGCGTCGGGGGCGGCATCCGGATACCGGAAGGTCACGTCGCGGAACTCGACCTCGCCGAGCCGCGTGGCATCCACCTCGCGGGCGTCGGCGGCATCCGTGATCGACGGCACGAGGTCGAGGTACTCGAAGATGCGCGCGAAGAGGGCGCGCGAGGTCTGCAGGTCGAGCGCGACGCGAAGGAGCCCCATGAGCGGGAACATCAGCCGGGCCTGCACGGTCGTGAACGCGACGATCGTGCCCGCCGTCACGGGGATGTCCTGCAGGATGAGCCACGCCGCCACGAGGTACACCACGGCCGGCACGACCGACATGAACACCCCGACGACCGCGAAGAACCACTGCCCCGACATCTGCTGCCGCACCTGCAGTTGGATCTGCCGCTCGTTCTCGGCCGCGTAGCGCCCGATCTCGGCGGGCTGCCGGTTGAAGGTCTTCGCGAGCAGGATGCCCGACACCGAGAGCGTCTCCTGCGTGATCGCGGTCATCTCCGACAGCGATTCCTGCGTCTGCGTCGCGATGCGCGCCCGCACCTGGCCGACGCGCCGCTGCGCGAGCACGAGCACGGGCAGCAGCACGACCGCGACGACCGTGAGCTGCCAGCTGAGCAGCAGCATCGCGACGAGCGCGCCGATCACGGTCACGGTGTTGCCGACGACGCTCGAGATCGTGTTGTTGAGCACGGATGCGACGCCGCCCACGTCGTTCTGCAGCCGCGACTGGATGACACCCGTCTTCGTGCGCGTGAAGAACCCGAGCTCCATCGCCTGCAGGTGGCTGAAGAGCCGCACCCGCAGCGCGCCCATGACCGAGTTGCCGACGCGCGCCGTGAGGTACGTCTGCCACACGCCGAGCACCGCCGACACGAGCCACAGCGCGACCATCGCGCCCACGAGCCACAGCAGCACGGGCACATCCGGGCGCCCCTCCGGCGGGAAGAGCCCCTCGTCGAACGCGCGCTGAGTGAGCAGCGGCGGCAGCACCCCGAGCCCCGCGGACACGAGCACGAGGGCGATCGTGATCGTCAGCTGGGTCGCGAACGGCCGGAACAGCTCGCCGATGCGCCGGTAGAGGTGCGGGATGCGCGGGGCCGCCGCGTTCTCCGCGCGCTGCACCTCGGCATCCCGGTTGCCGACGCCGCGAGCCATGCCGCCGCGTCCGCCCCCGCCGCCCATGCTCATGATGCGAGCCTACGTGGGCTGGTTTCGACACGCTCCCTGCGGTCGCTACTCAACCAGCGCGCATCACCGCTGGTTGAGTAGCGCCGCAGGCGCGTGTCGAAACCAGCCCCCGGGTCACCCCTTCGTGGAGCCCGCGAGCAGACCGCGCACGAAGTAGCGCTGCAGCGAGAAGAACACGATGAGCGGCACCACGAGCGACACGAACGCACCGGCCGTGAGGCGCTGCCACTCCTGACCGCGCGATCCGACCATCTCGGCCAATCGTTGCGTGAGCGGTGCCGCGTCTTGCGTTCCGCCCGAGAAGATGAGCGCCACGAGCAGGTCGTTCCACACCCAGAGGAACTGGAAGATGGCGACGGATGCGAGGGCCGGGATCGCGAGCGGCAGCACGATGCGGAAGAAGATCTGCCCGTGGGTCGCGCCGTCGACGCGCGCCGCCTCGATGACCTCGCCCGGGATCTCCGAGATGAAGTTGTGGAGGAGGAAGATCGCGAGCGGGAGCGCGAACATCGTGTGCGCGATCCAGATCGGCAGGTAGTTCTGCACGGGGATCATGGGGATGATCTCGTGGAGCCACTGCTGACCCGGCTTGAGGAACGTCGAGAAGAACTGCAGGAGCGGCACGAGGGCCATCTGCAGCGGCACGATCTGCAGCGCGAACACGAAGATGAACAGCCAGTTCACCCACTTGAAGCGCATCCACGCGAACGCGTACGCGGCCATCGACGCGAACACGAGCGGGAAGATCGTCGACGGGATCGCGATGAAGAGCGAGTTGACGAAGTAGGCGCCGAGCTGCGGCGACGACTGCGACGGCGAGAGCAGCACGTCGCGGTAGTTGTCGAGTGTGAAGCCCGGGTTCTGGAAGATCGTCCACCAGCCCGTGTTGAGGATGAGCTCTGCCGGGCGGAACGACGAGATGAAGAGCCCGAAGGTCGGGATCGTCCACACGACGGCGATGATGAGCGCCGCGACGGTCGCACCGCGCGAGGTGAGGCGCTGCTTGACGCGCTTCGCCTTCCCGCCGCTCGTGCGATCCTCGACGGCGACCTCGATCTCGCCCTTGCCGCCCTCGACGGGCAGATCTGCGGGGGCCACGGAGCTCATCGGATCTCCCTCTGCTTGCGAAGCACGTTGACGTTGTAGATGACGATCGGCAGCACGAGCACGAACAGGATGATCGCGAGCGCCGATCCGCGTCCGACCTCCGAGGCACGGAACGCCTGGGTGTACATCTCGTTGGCCACGACGCTCGAGTTGAAGTTTCCGGCGGTCATCGTGCGCACGATGTCGAAGACCTTGAGCGTCGCGATCGAGATCGTCGTGAGCACGACCACGAGCGAGCCCCGGATGCCGGGCACCGTCACGTTGCGGAAGCGCTGCCAGGCGTTGGTGCCGTCGAGCTGCGCCGCCTCGATCTGCTCCGTCGGGATGCCCTTGATGGCCGCCGACAGCACGACCATCGCAAAGCCGGTCTGGATCCAGATCATGACGATGATGAGCAGGAAGGTGTTGAGAGGGTCCGACTGCAGCCACTGCACGGGATCCCCGCCGAACGCGACGACGATGGCGTTGAGGAGGCCGATCTGCTCGCGGCCCGCCGACTTGTACTCGTAGACGAAGCGCCAGATGATGCCGGCGCCCACGAACGAGATGGCCATCGGCATGAACACGAGCGCCTTGTAGACGCGCTCGCCGCGCGACTTGTCGATGAAGACCGCGTAGGCGAGACCGAGGATCGTGGAGACCGTCGGCACGAGCGCCACCCAGATGATCGTGTTGATGAGCGTGCGGATGGCCGTGGGCTGCGTGAACGCCCACACGAAGTTGTCGAGGCTGAAGTTGCCGCCCTTGTCGACGAACGACAGGCCGAGCGTGCGGAACGCCGGGTAGATGAGCCCGATCGCGAGCAGGATCATCGCCGGGGCGAGGAACCCCACGAGCTGCCAGTAGTCACGGCCCTTCTTGGGGGCCTTGTCGATGAAGAAGATCAGCAACCCGATGATCACGGCGAAGATCGCCAGTCCCATCAGGAGTTGCAGGATCTTGCCGATCAGATCCGCGGTGGTCATCGCGTTACTCGCTTCCTTCGCCGTCGAAGTGGTGGAGCAGGGCGCGGGCCCTGCGTCGAGAGTAGAGCGGGGGCGGGGCTGCGGAACAGCCCCGCCCCCGGATCAGGATGCGATCAGTCGATCAGCTGCTGGGCCAGCTGGCCTCGATGGTGTCGACCACCGTCTGGGTCGACTGTCCGCCGATCCAGGACACGATGCCCTTCCAGAACGAGTCCGCGCCCACGGCGCCCGGCATGAGGTCCGAGCCGTCGAAGCGGAACGTGGTGTCGGGGTCCTGCAGGATCTCGATCGACTGCTTGAGCAGCTCGCTGGACGCGTTCTCCGGGTCGAGGCCCTTGTTGGCGGAGATGACACCGCCGAGGCTCACGCGGTTGTTCGCCCAGGTGTCGCTCGACAGGAAGGCGCGAACCACCTCGACCTCCTCCGCGTCGCGGAACGCGACGGGGAACTCGCCACCGCCGGTGACGGCCTGCGGGTCGTCAGCGTTCACGGGCGGGAGCAGGAAGGCGAAGATGTCGCCGTCGGGGGCGACGACGTTGCCCTCGTCACCGTTCGGGTTCCAGAAGGTCTCGTAGAACGAGGCCTGGTGGTGCAGCGAGCACTCTCCGTCGAGGATCGGCAGACCCGCGGTCTGGAACGCCTCGCTGATCTGGGTGGACACGTCGCCGATGCCGCCGTTGACCATGTCGGGGTTCTTCAGGTACTCGCCTACGCCGTCGAACGCCGCGACGATCTGCGGGTCGTTGAACGGGATCTCGTGCGTCACCCACTGGTCGTAGACGTCGGGGCCCGCCTGGCGG
The Protaetiibacter sp. SSC-01 genome window above contains:
- a CDS encoding ABC transporter ATP-binding protein; this encodes MSMGGGGGRGGMARGVGNRDAEVQRAENAAAPRIPHLYRRIGELFRPFATQLTITIALVLVSAGLGVLPPLLTQRAFDEGLFPPEGRPDVPVLLWLVGAMVALWLVSAVLGVWQTYLTARVGNSVMGALRVRLFSHLQAMELGFFTRTKTGVIQSRLQNDVGGVASVLNNTISSVVGNTVTVIGALVAMLLLSWQLTVVAVVLLPVLVLAQRRVGQVRARIATQTQESLSEMTAITQETLSVSGILLAKTFNRQPAEIGRYAAENERQIQLQVRQQMSGQWFFAVVGVFMSVVPAVVYLVAAWLILQDIPVTAGTIVAFTTVQARLMFPLMGLLRVALDLQTSRALFARIFEYLDLVPSITDAADAREVDATRLGEVEFRDVTFRYPDAAPDAPGTLQDVSFRIEPGQYVAFVGPSGAGKTTVSYLVPRLYEASEGAVLFAGDDVRELRHASLVDHIGVVSQETYLFHATIAENLRYAKPEATDAELEAACRAANVHDTIAGFPDGYDTLVGERGYRLSGGEKQRVAIARVLLKDPAVLILDEATSALDTVSERIVQGALDAASRGRTTIAIAHRLSTVVDADVIHVVRAGRIVESGTHPQLLALDGEYARLFAEQLTASAAISAAAAATGD
- a CDS encoding carbohydrate ABC transporter permease produces the protein MSSVAPADLPVEGGKGEIEVAVEDRTSGGKAKRVKQRLTSRGATVAALIIAVVWTIPTFGLFISSFRPAELILNTGWWTIFQNPGFTLDNYRDVLLSPSQSSPQLGAYFVNSLFIAIPSTIFPLVFASMAAYAFAWMRFKWVNWLFIFVFALQIVPLQMALVPLLQFFSTFLKPGQQWLHEIIPMIPVQNYLPIWIAHTMFALPLAIFLLHNFISEIPGEVIEAARVDGATHGQIFFRIVLPLAIPALASVAIFQFLWVWNDLLVALIFSGGTQDAAPLTQRLAEMVGSRGQEWQRLTAGAFVSLVVPLIVFFSLQRYFVRGLLAGSTKG
- a CDS encoding carbohydrate ABC transporter permease, with translation MTTADLIGKILQLLMGLAIFAVIIGLLIFFIDKAPKKGRDYWQLVGFLAPAMILLAIGLIYPAFRTLGLSFVDKGGNFSLDNFVWAFTQPTAIRTLINTIIWVALVPTVSTILGLAYAVFIDKSRGERVYKALVFMPMAISFVGAGIIWRFVYEYKSAGREQIGLLNAIVVAFGGDPVQWLQSDPLNTFLLIIVMIWIQTGFAMVVLSAAIKGIPTEQIEAAQLDGTNAWQRFRNVTVPGIRGSLVVVLTTISIATLKVFDIVRTMTAGNFNSSVVANEMYTQAFRASEVGRGSALAIILFVLVLPIVIYNVNVLRKQREIR
- a CDS encoding ABC transporter substrate-binding protein; the encoded protein is MRSRVNHRLLAGVAAAGVAALALAGCTGDIANEGNEDVDCAPYEAYGTFEGKTVTIGGTILDLEADRLDQSWADFEVCTGIEINYQGTSEFEAQIAVLAEGGNAPDIGIIPQPGLLARLAAGGWLIPASAEVEANVDEFWSEDWKQYGTYEGTFYAAPLMASIKGYVWYSPAEFEDKGYEIPTTLDELKALSEQIASEGDHKPWCVGIESGEATGWPGTDWIEDFVLRQAGPDVYDQWVTHEIPFNDPQIVAAFDGVGEYLKNPDMVNGGIGDVSTQISEAFQTAGLPILDGECSLHHQASFYETFWNPNGDEGNVVAPDGDIFAFLLPPVNADDPQAVTGGGEFPVAFRDAEEVEVVRAFLSSDTWANNRVSLGGVISANKGLDPENASSELLKQSIEILQDPDTTFRFDGSDLMPGAVGADSFWKGIVSWIGGQSTQTVVDTIEASWPSS